One Pseudomonadota bacterium genomic region harbors:
- the argB gene encoding acetylglutamate kinase — protein MEKYLQKAAILSESLPYIKKFYGKTLVIKYGGHAMVDENLQESFARDVVLLKFIGINPVIVHGGGPQIGKVLERMGIKSSFVQGMRVTDQDTMDVVEMVLVGKVNKNIVNLINQHGGNAVGLSGKDGCLLQAEKLLMYDTPKADQPPEIIDVGKVGRVDRVNPEILRRLDESGFIPVIAPVGVDAAGETYNINADLVAGAVASALRAEKLVLLTDVPGVSNGEGELVSSLNRPEVEAMVASGVIKGGMLPKIACCLDALAAGVAKAHIIDGRQPHCLLLEIFTPEGVGTEIRV, from the coding sequence ATGGAAAAATATTTGCAGAAAGCCGCGATTTTAAGCGAATCGCTACCGTATATTAAAAAGTTTTACGGCAAGACCCTGGTTATCAAATATGGCGGGCATGCCATGGTCGATGAAAACCTGCAGGAATCCTTTGCCCGGGATGTCGTGTTGCTGAAATTTATCGGTATCAATCCGGTGATTGTGCATGGCGGCGGGCCGCAGATCGGCAAGGTGCTGGAAAGAATGGGGATTAAAAGTTCCTTTGTTCAGGGCATGCGGGTGACCGACCAGGACACCATGGATGTGGTTGAAATGGTGCTGGTCGGCAAGGTCAATAAAAACATTGTCAACCTGATCAATCAGCATGGCGGCAATGCCGTGGGCCTGAGTGGTAAGGATGGTTGCCTGCTGCAGGCCGAGAAACTGCTGATGTACGATACCCCGAAAGCCGATCAGCCGCCGGAAATTATCGATGTCGGCAAGGTTGGCCGGGTGGATCGGGTCAATCCGGAAATTCTCAGACGTCTGGATGAATCTGGTTTCATTCCGGTGATTGCCCCCGTCGGGGTTGATGCCGCCGGGGAAACCTATAATATCAATGCCGATCTGGTTGCCGGCGCGGTGGCGTCGGCCCTGCGGGCCGAAAAGCTGGTGCTGCTGACCGATGTGCCCGGCGTCAGCAATGGTGAGGGAGAGCTGGTCAGCAGTCTGAATCGGCCGGAGGTTGAAGCCATGGTCGCGAGCGGGGTTATCAAGGGCGGCATGCTGCCCAAGATTGCCTGCTGTCTCGATGCCCTGGCGGCGGGCGTGGCCAAGGCCCATATCATCGACGGTCGGCAGCCGCATTGTCTGTTGCTGGAGATCTTTACCCCGGAAGGGGTCGGCACCGAGATTCGAGTCTGA
- the hslU gene encoding ATP-dependent protease ATPase subunit HslU: protein MSTLTPKEIVVELDKYIVGQDDAKRAVAIALRNRWRRQQVDPLLRDEIAPKNIIMIGPTGVGKTEIARRLAKLARAPFIKLEASKFTEVGYVGRDVESIIRDLTELAVTMVKQEETEIVGAKAREIAEELLLDLLLPPVQAREEEVSEAVVEVTVDSRFDNSESVRAPDASAADRQAERQHKTREKLRKLFRQGKLDERTVNLEITQQMTPVVEIFSAGGFEEMDINLKDMFENLMPKQTKKKKVRVPEAYEILIEREAQRMVDMDKVVSEAKKRVEQNGIVFLDELDKVVGREGTSTPDVSREGVQRDLLPIVEGSSVNTKYGIVKTDHILFIAAGAFHGSKPSDLIPELQGRFPIRVELDSLDRDDFIRILKEPENALIRQYVELMKTEGVTLEIGDDAIEQLAEIACLVNDKHENIGARRLHTVLECLLDEVSFNASEMNGVTVKIDADEVRRKLDDVVEDEDLGRYIL from the coding sequence ATGTCGACTTTAACCCCGAAAGAAATAGTCGTGGAACTGGATAAATATATTGTCGGTCAGGATGATGCCAAACGGGCCGTGGCGATTGCCCTGAGAAATCGCTGGCGCCGACAGCAGGTCGACCCGCTTTTACGGGACGAAATCGCGCCCAAGAATATTATCATGATCGGGCCGACCGGGGTCGGCAAGACCGAGATCGCCCGGCGTCTGGCCAAGCTTGCCCGGGCTCCCTTTATCAAACTCGAAGCTTCCAAATTCACCGAAGTAGGTTATGTGGGACGCGATGTCGAATCAATCATTCGTGACCTGACGGAATTGGCGGTGACCATGGTCAAGCAGGAAGAGACGGAAATTGTCGGCGCCAAGGCTCGTGAAATTGCCGAAGAACTGCTTCTGGATCTGCTGCTGCCGCCGGTACAGGCTCGCGAGGAGGAGGTTTCCGAGGCGGTAGTTGAAGTCACGGTGGACAGCCGTTTCGACAACTCCGAATCGGTCCGGGCGCCGGATGCTTCGGCTGCCGACCGGCAGGCGGAGCGGCAGCATAAAACCAGGGAAAAATTGCGTAAGCTTTTTCGCCAGGGAAAGCTCGATGAGCGCACCGTAAACCTTGAGATCACCCAGCAGATGACACCGGTGGTCGAGATTTTTTCCGCCGGAGGTTTTGAGGAGATGGATATCAACCTTAAGGATATGTTTGAAAATCTGATGCCCAAACAGACCAAGAAGAAAAAGGTCAGGGTCCCGGAGGCCTATGAGATTTTGATCGAGCGCGAAGCTCAGCGCATGGTTGACATGGACAAGGTGGTCAGCGAGGCCAAGAAGCGGGTCGAGCAGAATGGCATTGTTTTTCTCGATGAACTCGACAAGGTCGTGGGCCGCGAGGGGACCTCGACGCCGGATGTCTCGCGCGAGGGGGTCCAGCGCGACCTGTTGCCGATTGTTGAAGGTTCATCGGTCAATACCAAGTACGGTATCGTCAAGACCGACCATATTCTGTTTATTGCCGCCGGGGCCTTTCACGGCAGTAAGCCGTCCGATCTGATTCCCGAGTTGCAGGGTCGTTTCCCGATTAGGGTTGAGCTTGATTCGCTTGACCGGGATGATTTTATCCGCATTCTCAAGGAACCGGAAAACGCTCTGATTCGGCAGTACGTCGAACTCATGAAAACCGAGGGGGTTACCCTTGAAATCGGCGACGATGCGATTGAACAGCTGGCCGAAATTGCCTGTCTGGTCAATGACAAGCATGAAAACATCGGCGCCCGGCGTCTGCATACGGTGCTCGAATGCCTGCTGGACGAGGTTTCTTTTAATGCCTCCGAGATGAATGGCGTGACCGTCAAGATCGATGCCGACGAGGTTCGTCGCAAGCTCGATGATGTGGTCGAGGACGAGGATCTGGGACGTTACATTCTGTAA
- the hslV gene encoding ATP-dependent protease subunit HslV has product MFRGTTILAVRSNDQVAMGGDGQVTLGDTVMKHGARKVRWLFDNQVLAGFAGSTADAFTLFERFEEKLDLYNGNLTRAAVEMAKDWRMDKMLRRLEALLIVADEEHTFVLSGNGDVIEPDDNVVAIGSGAPYAEAAARAMLRHSSLACPEIVREAMKITAEICIYTNDRLTLEILPKEPAKEEKS; this is encoded by the coding sequence ATGTTCAGAGGTACAACCATTCTGGCGGTCAGGAGTAATGATCAGGTGGCCATGGGCGGCGACGGGCAGGTAACGCTTGGGGATACGGTCATGAAACACGGCGCCCGCAAGGTGCGCTGGCTTTTCGATAATCAGGTGCTGGCCGGCTTTGCCGGTTCGACGGCGGATGCTTTTACCCTGTTTGAGCGCTTTGAGGAAAAACTGGATCTGTATAACGGCAACCTGACCCGGGCGGCGGTCGAAATGGCCAAGGACTGGCGTATGGACAAGATGCTGCGGCGTCTTGAGGCCCTGTTGATTGTTGCTGACGAGGAACATACTTTCGTGCTCTCGGGTAATGGGGATGTGATTGAGCCCGATGACAACGTCGTGGCGATTGGTTCGGGAGCTCCTTACGCCGAAGCCGCCGCTCGGGCCATGTTGCGCCATTCCTCGCTGGCCTGTCCGGAGATTGTTCGGGAAGCGATGAAAATCACGGCAGAAATCTGTATCTACACCAATGATCGCTTAACCCTGGAAATTTTGCCGAAAGAGCCGGCAAAGGAGGAAAAAAGCTGA
- a CDS encoding tyrosine recombinase XerC, producing MVKLRSLFLRHLESERQLSPHTIRAYASDLEQCHSFLLENYAFADPDSSFEETLWFQVRESHLQSFIRARMQLDGATTVSRKLVAIKTFFVYLGSRHGLSENPAALLRAPRHRRRLPVCLEEEEVARLLSSIPGQDELKLRDCAILELMYACGLRVSEVVGLDFACLRVNDGVIRVRGKGRKERMVPLGQIALRALEKYLARRGKARPDAGEAVFLNSRGGRLTSRSVSGMVKRYGLEIGLRKPLTPHAMRHSFATHLLQNGADLRAIQELLGHSSLSTTQRYTHVDVKRLLEVYDRAHPLAKGEERKLE from the coding sequence ATGGTGAAGCTGCGGTCTCTGTTTTTGCGCCATCTGGAGTCTGAACGACAACTCTCTCCCCACACCATTCGGGCCTATGCTTCCGACCTTGAGCAATGCCACAGTTTTCTTCTTGAAAACTACGCTTTCGCTGATCCGGACAGTTCCTTTGAGGAGACACTCTGGTTTCAGGTCAGGGAAAGTCATCTGCAAAGCTTTATTCGGGCCCGCATGCAACTGGACGGGGCGACCACGGTCAGTCGCAAACTAGTGGCCATAAAAACCTTTTTCGTTTATCTTGGCAGTCGCCATGGCCTGAGCGAGAATCCAGCCGCTCTTTTACGAGCTCCGCGCCATCGGCGCCGGCTGCCGGTCTGTCTTGAGGAAGAGGAGGTCGCCCGCTTGCTTTCCTCGATCCCGGGCCAGGACGAACTCAAACTCAGAGACTGCGCGATTCTCGAACTGATGTATGCCTGCGGGTTGCGGGTTTCCGAGGTGGTCGGACTTGATTTCGCCTGTCTGCGCGTCAACGATGGCGTAATCCGGGTGCGGGGCAAGGGCCGCAAGGAAAGAATGGTGCCCCTGGGCCAGATAGCGCTGCGGGCGCTGGAAAAATATCTGGCTCGGCGCGGTAAAGCCCGGCCTGATGCCGGGGAAGCGGTGTTTCTCAATTCCAGGGGAGGTCGTCTGACGTCCCGTTCGGTTTCCGGTATGGTCAAGCGTTATGGCTTGGAAATCGGTTTGCGCAAGCCTTTGACGCCGCACGCCATGCGCCACTCCTTTGCTACTCACCTTCTGCAGAATGGCGCCGATCTACGAGCTATTCAGGAACTTCTCGGGCACAGTTCCCTATCCACGACACAGCGCTATACCCATGTCGATGTGAAAAGGCTGCTCGAGGTTTACGATCGTGCTCATCCTCTGGCCAAAGGCGAAGAACGAAAGTTGGAGTAG